The sequence CCGGCCAGCTCGAAAAGGGCATGCCGATCCCGGTCGTGATCACCGCCTATCAGGACCGCTCCTTCACCTTCGAGCTGAAGACCCCGCCGGTCTCCTACTTCCTGAAGAAGGCCGCCGGCCTTGAGACCAAGAAGAAGCCCGGCTCCGGCTCCAAGACCCCGGGCAAGGGCGGCTTCGTCGGCAAGATCTCGCAGAATCAGATGCGCGAGATCGCCGAGAAGAAGATGAAGGACCTCAACTGCGACACCGTCGACGCGGCGGTGCGCATGATCGAGGGCTCCGCCCGTTCCATGGGCCTCGAAGTGGTGGGTTGAGCTGATGGCCAAGATTTCCAAGCGTGTTCGCGCCGTCCGCGAGGGCATTGATCCCGCCAAGCTGTATGGCCTCGACGAAGCGATTCAGCTCCTGAAGGATCGCGCCAACGCCAAGTTCGACGAGACCATCGAAGTGGCTCTGAACCTCGGCGTCGATCCCCGTCACGCCGACCAGATGGTCCGTGGCGTGTGCAACCTGCCGAACGGCTCGGGCCGCACCGTGCGGGTCGCCGTGTTCGCGCGCGGCGCCAAGGCCGATGAGGCCAAGGCGGCCGGTGCCGACATCGTTGGTGCCGAGGATCTGCTGGAGACCATCCAGGGCGGCA is a genomic window of Ancylobacter sp. IITR112 containing:
- the rplK gene encoding 50S ribosomal protein L11, translating into MAKKITGYIKLQVPAGSANPAPPIGPALGQRGLNIMEFCKAFNAQTGQLEKGMPIPVVITAYQDRSFTFELKTPPVSYFLKKAAGLETKKKPGSGSKTPGKGGFVGKISQNQMREIAEKKMKDLNCDTVDAAVRMIEGSARSMGLEVVG